The genomic region AAGAcctaggttcaaacccagcccaagcaaaaagtttggcatggtgactcatgtttataatcccagctgcatggAAAACATAAGTAGGAATATTGACGTCcaagctggccctgggcaaaaaaagaaaaaaaaagtgcttttggCTTTCCAGCAATACCTAcatgttgattttatttcatcTGAACAAACCAAGCCTATTGGAGGGGTTTCTCATTCTTAGAAGTGGCATCTATACAAGTCCTTCCCTTTACTGTTTCCCCCCATTTTTGTACTGGTGTCATTTATAGTgaatatacaaattttaaaaggctcacctctgaaattttgaaattatacATAGGGATGAATCAGAGAAACCATCACACATGTCAAGAAATACAGTATTTCTAGCACTTCACAGGTCCCTTCTGCTCCCTCTTTGTCAAAAACCTGTTTTATAAAAGTAACCAGTGTTTTTACACTACAGAATATGctgtcatgtcttttttttattagtttatattagTTTTACAGAggttcactgtgatattttcatacatgcatacattgtactttgatcaaatccataccctctattactctttcctatCCCCacccttttttaaaaaccattttagcacattttattctgttttcatatatgcctGTGAAGACATTCAATCATAATCTCCCCTGTCACCTTCTCCTCTTGCCCTCCCCACTGCCACTGGTTTGTACCCTACAAACAGTCTCAATTTTATACTCATGTCATTCACTTTTTCCTcctgtctagattccacatataagagagagcatgtggtatttgtctttctcagactAACATACTTTCTTGCAAGCAAcattgcttcatttttctctgtggcttaataatactccattatatatacatatatattttctttatccattcatcagttggtgggCACCTAATCTGAGTCTGTGGCATggtttttgtgaataatgctgctttaacatgggtgtacaggtttTTCTAGTGCATGCTGACTTAACATTTCTTTGATCTAcgcccagaagtggtatagcgAGATAATGTGACAGGTCTGTTTtgaatttttgaggaacctccatactaacTTCCACACTGGTTGCACTGGTTCACGTTCCCGCCACAATGTGTAAGTGttctttttccacatccttgccattatatgtttttgcttgttttcttgatgatagccattcttgcAGTAATGAGGAACAATTTCGGTATTGTTTCAATTTACTTTAGCTTTATGGCTAAAGGTGTATATTTCTTCACATATTGAccattttgtacttcttttgagaattggctatccaattcatgtgcccatttattaatttgattattagtttgatgtttagttttttgagctctttgtatattctggttagtaATCCTTTGTACGAttaataactggcaaagattttctcccattctatttgctgtctcttcattctagtaaattgtttcttttgatgtgcagaagcattttgatttggtgcaatcccatttgccagtttttgctcatttcttgagctattggagttctattcatgaCTTGTTGCTTATACCTATGTTTCCCAGTGATCCCCTCTGTTTCCcttttagtagtttcaaagtttcagatcttacattaagatctttgatccattttgaatttttgtacAGACTAAACATCAgagatctagcttcagtcttccaCAGGTGGATATCtggttttttttaacataatttgttgaagaggctgtcttttcaccaaaATATGCTCATATGGCTGTGActttgtgggcttatttctgggtcttctattctatcccattggtctacatgtctgtttttgttccaataccttgcttttattgttactgtggctctgtactATAACTTAAATCAGAGATattaatacctccagcattgctgtgtTTCCTTAGGAGTATTTTGGCTATAGAGAATTCTATATgaatttttgtattgatttttctgtgaatattgtcattggaaatttgatggtGACTGCATTGAATCTGTGGATCCCTTTcaatagtatagtcattttctcAATATTGATTTTGGCCATCCATGGAcatttgagatctttccatcttttaatattttatagttttcactgtagaggtcatTTACCTCCTTAGTTACGTTCCTTTatggcttttatcatgaaggagtTTTGAAATtcctcaaagactttttctgcatctattggatgatcatgggttttttttgtctttagttctaTTTATGTGCCGTATTATATGCATTGAGTTGTGTCGTTGAACCATcattgcatctctggaatgaaatcaacttgaccATGATATATGACCTATTTAATGTATTGTTTAATTCAGTTtgtgttttattgagaattttttagtttattttcaccaagggagattggcctataacttTCCTTTTTGGTTGTATTCTTACCTGGTTTTGGAATTAGGATagtagcttcatagaatgagttttgtagCATTCCTTCTCTTTGTATGTTTTGGAATATTTGAAGGAGCCTTGGTGTGTGTTCTGCTTTAaaggtctgagagaattcagcagcGAATCCATCCATTCCTGGGCTTTTCTTggttgggagactcttaatttccttgctcattatagatctgtttaactGGTTTATATCAGTTCAATTTTGGGAGGTCATACGTGTCTAGAAATggatccatttcttctagatgaCCCAATCTTTTGGAATATGTTTTCATCTATTATCTGTTGTAGCATCCCTTTCTTCatctctcattttattaatttggattttgTCTTTCTGTCAGTTAGTTTGGCTAATGGTCTGTcaatcttgatttatttttcaaagagccagctgtttgtttcattaattctgtgtaattctttttttttttcttaccatttgtatgaggatatattcattgtacagggaggatttattgtgacaattccaaatagccttacattgaacattggttagatcattcccaccatcttcccccaccccctgcaatCTCTCTCCACCcaacttaaagaaattgcaaaagcttttatcattctatttcatatatgtatatgaagctaATCAACATATCCTTTCACCTTCATGTCCTCCATTCACCTTACCCCCTCTCACAAGTAcctccccacactgtacctattttaaagTCCTGTCTTTCACTTGCAattgttctttttgtctttatttctgctgttacttttattatttctttccatctagtGATTTGggattttgatttttcttgtttttcctaaggctttaaggtacatcattatttatttgagtttttttctactctttcatGTAGGTACCTATAgttgtaaactttcctcttagcactagTCTTGCTATGTCTCATTGGTtcagtagattgtgttttcatttgagttaggaatttttaaatatctccTGATTTCATTAACGACCTACTGATTAAAACTGTATTGTTCaattttcatgtgtttgaatagtttctcttattatttactttttgttttattacattgtAGTCTGTAAAGATGCAGGATattgtttcagtgttttgtttttgtatttcttaagTCTTGCTTTTTAGGCTAAAACATGTTATGTTTTGGAGAAAATATCATGGGTTGCTAAAAAGAATATGTATCCTGCTGCTGCTGGATGGAATATGCTATAAGTTCATTTGGTTTTTTGGCCCATTTGTTGTTTAATTCTCAGATATCTTTACTGATATTTTATCTGGATGATCTATGTATTGGTGAGAGTCTGGTGAATTTGgacctatctgtccctttatgttCAATAAtgcttgttttatgaaattgggtacactaaTATTTGTGCCATATTTATTTAGAATCATTCTATCTTCTTAatgaattgttccctttattagagTGTAGTGACCTTCTATggctcttctgactaattttggcttgagtTTTCTTTGTCAGCTATGAGTATTACTATTCCTACTTGCTTTCAACCTGTTTCCTtggcatattattttccatcctttcacctttAGAATGTGTGTATCATTGCCTGAAAGGTATGTTTCTTATAGACAACAAAAAGTTGGATCCTGTTTTCTAATTCAACTGTCCATTCTGTGTCTTAGGATTTTAGAGTTAAAACTATTCACATTTGGAGTTATGATTGAGAAGTTTTACTATTTCCtgttattcattaatttttttttccaggttgatTCGAGTATTGCTTATTCttctcttttgcccttatttatCTTCAGGATTTGTTGGTTTGCTAAGTTGAAcatatttgattctttcctaattcttatgtcttcatcttttcttgaaatttattctttcctcgGCTCTTGtgtttgtgactgtctttcttcctcctctgtgtgTGTACTATTCCCTTAAATTGTTAGGGTACGAggccggccaccttctgagaggacaaaggacactcgagacaaaggaagtcacaaggcgaggtttatttctagccggCTAGGGTCTGAGCATCcgcctgacgcagcaggtttcatcaaggaccctgagagcaaagtttaagcaggtcttatactctttatagcatcaatcatcgtcacataggaattcctcatgcccctggggtcacattttcctgatcttgcccacatcctggtggtggggtaatattatttattgggaactggggaaacaccagaggcttacttctcaggttacaaggaatgcgttctcccataaattaggggctagtagtggaatagaaacctaaggtttagataagaacagcagggagtcctgctttggaaagtttatttacaagtggagacaaagaaaggcaggaatgggtgcttatctctgcatggtgcctttcatctctgccgaacttttgcatggctctaatgagcaattcctcacagctctgtccgaggttacagcttttaattgacagtttaccatgttgtacaaccctgtttcaaggctatcttcctcttcatgaggttacccaagggtcgtgccagttatagctgatttctaggctaggtgggctgccagttaaagtaccccaacaaaATATCTTCTGCAAATGTAATGGGCATGGATTGTACTTTTTGGATTATACTTCATCTGAAAGGTCTTTATTCCTCCTTCAGATTTGAAAGATAATGTTCCTAGATATAGTAATTTTGgttgattattattttctttcagagcttgaaatgtattcttccatgctttcctggcttttagggtttcAGGTGATATATCTGAGGTAATTCTTATGTATTTacctgtggggagcagattaaagcctatgaaaACTCATTAACAAGGTGAGATACAGTTAATTACTTTTACCTGTAGACCAAAATAGGCACAGCCCCCAGCCACAAAACAGAGAAAGGCAGAACATCTGTTTCTCCTGAGTTTTATTCAGAGAagcaagttttctcctgttacaatgtcacgccccttcCCATGTCTCCACTGTTTGCTgatataaaagacccctgaaggaggaagaggggcttttgctttttgcttttgggggctttactttgggcttttgcttggcttttgctttggggggctttactttgggctttttggtgtgggaaccttttggaagggaaatgaattattgaagggaaaaattgctgacgggaaaagaattgttgaagggaaaatgctaaaaaggggttgatagaaagtctgcaccaagaactttaacataggcttcagaaagcaaagctgagaaagaacttcatgcaTAGGCCTttggaaagctaaagctaaagaaaagccaaagagaacatgggacagtgcacagtgcaagtctaaggactgagacctgAAGAGTTATGCAAATGCAGGTTGTAGggtggctgtttgcaagtttgagcacctaTGCTGCTTTCAGAGAGCTAAAAAGAgatgcaagcctgggggcaaaagacttttaGAGCagttaagctaaagataagctaagagcaaacatagAACAGTTTTAAGAGGTTTTaaggaaggttttaaagaagactttagaagcaaggtttttaaagaactgcaaggagtaaggccttaaagaatcaagatagagaaaagaagcactgagggttgtgcatctccagctGAGcttacaacacacctgaccccaactttgtctgtctatcttgtgtcttttctaaaatctcctgTCACCctcagttaagcccagttaggtccagtaacaccaaggagctagagaaaaagctcactccagcaagggagggagcacaGGAAACcgccctcttcatttaccttttCAGATAATTtggcatttttttcccttgtagTTTTcaacttcctttctttgttctctagtcttagtattttaattatgatgtggGATGGTGAGGTTCTTTTGTGGTCATGGCTATTGGGGTGCTAAATGCCTCCTGTACCTGGGTGTCTATATCTTTcctaagatttgggaaattttctgctatgattttagtttctgtgcctttagtttgtatctcagtTCCTTTTTCTATCCCACATAGTCTTGGGTTGGTGCTCTTAATCATGTTATGGAGTTCTTGAAGGTTGTGATCATGCTTGAttatgttgttggtttttttctttattgccatCTGTATGCAGTATTTTCTCAGTCTTACCTTCAATACCTGATATTCTTTCTCCTGCTTGATCTTGTCTACTAGTGAGCCTGtctactatattttttatttgatttattgaactttttgtctgcaacatttctgggttggtttgtttttttagaaactaaatttccttgctgaatttttcaGCCATGTTGCTAATTTTCATGTCCAGGTATTGAATtgacttccttacttcatttatctgtttgcaTTGACTTTGAGGTCcctgatcatttttaaaagtaaagttttgaattctttatcCAACATTTTAGCCACTTCATTATCTTTGGATTTGATTAAGTTCTTATGAGCTAGGAGGATTGATACTGCCTTGCTTTTTCTATTACTCTGTTTCCATTttgtgatttgtgcatctgtGGGTAGCATGGATAGCATTTCTTTGAACTGTTCAGATGAAGAAAGAGTTGACAGCAGTAAcaattcaataatttaaaaataaactagaatGTTAAATGGAAACATCAACTACATCCCCAGTAAGGTGTAGAAGAAAGAAACTAGTATTCTTGTATGGAAAATGTGGAGTTTACAAATTACTAATggtatatgttttaaaattttaaagaagggcatggggaaaggaaggaagcagaaaggaagagaaagtgggGAGAAGTATATGGATGAAGGTATAGgaaataatattgtaaaacagTACAGTGTAACTATTATAGAGGAAGACAGAATAGTTGgggaagtaaagaaaataaaaggagatcCAGTCTCCTGGTTCTGAGAGGGGAGTGGATACAGGCTAGGCCTAGTCAAGGCAGTAAGTAAGCATTTTCCCCCAGTCTCTGGCCCTTAGAGTTGTCTGTGGTTCCCCCGATGACTTCAGTACCAATTCTCCTCTGGTCACACAATTAACATCATGGTACAGTCTGGCACCATGAGAGGCAAGGGTTCTGAGTGTGGGCAATAGCCCTGTGTGGGTCAGCTATGGGCTCACAGCATCAGCTGCCAGGGGGAGGGGAAGTTGTTGGTGGGGTTTATCCTCTAATCTGGGTGGATAGAGCTCCTGCAGTACTATAGCAATAGGCAGCTCTTGATGGGTAGGGATGCTTTGGGTACATTTGGCAGCAGCTGGAGGTAAGGAGGTTCCTCACTCTACCCAAGCCAGAGCTTACTGCAGGACGCTTATCCTCTTCACCCATGTGCACTAAGCAGACTCTTCAGCCATGGGACAGCATGCACCTCACACTGTCACAGTTTTGTGTCTTAGAATCCAGGTCCAAGTGAGTCTCTGTGGGTACTTGGCTTAGTAAGTACCTGGAAGAAATCTTTCAGGgttgaaaatgtaaaagaaaaatatgaaaaaaaaaaaaaaaggaagcatctTCTACTATTAGCAGGCTGGTTTGTTATGACTTCTAGATAAATTCACCTCTATGACTCTGGTCACTGACTctgcttttgtattttgtgtaGGAAATTTTATAAATTGTATTGTAAATATACATTTCTAACTctctattctattttcttatatctgtTCCTACTCCAGACTTGATGTATATAATGCATATAATTGATGTATAATAATTTCATCATAACAAAAATTCCTCATGGCAAATTCCCATGttttcttatacacacacacacattttattctTCAGGATACCATAGTCTCTGTAAATTCCACAATCACTTTGTCAGTGTCTATTAAAAAACCCTACTTAAATGTTATCTGGTGttgtattaaatttataaatgaatttggGCAAATTAACAGATTTATGCTAATCTCCCTTTTCACATTGACTTTTAGTGTGTTGAGTTTTACAGTTTTCTTCATCTGGATGTATTGTTATAGCACCATAATACTTCCTTTCTTAGAGACTTTAATTACAGTGGAGTCTTTCTTCTGCATACATTCCCCATTTTGGAGAATGAAAAGGACTGTCCACTCCAGTATCTGtgtcttcttccagcatttcctTCTGAGTTTCCTTATAAAGATGTCTAATTAAATTCCAAGGATCAAGATCATTTTTCTACtaaagtggttattttgtttgttctgtttataTAACTAATACATGCCTGTATGTGTTGGATTTCCTTCAGGTAAAAAAGCAAAACCTGACACCACAGAGCCTACTGCTTCTCACCTGGCCTTCTCTGGAGAATTCCCTTTCCAAGAACTACTGACACGGAAATCTGCAAAGGATTCTATTTTGAGGCAAACCGAGGATGATGAAAGGCTACCAAAAATGTGTGATGGGAACTTGAGGCCAGGAACAGAGCTCTACCAGGAGACCTGTGTTGGAAAGTTGCGCCATAACCATAATGATTTGGAGATAGATGATGGTCTAAAAGTCTGCCAAGAGCAAGTCACTCCCCGAGATGGTGGTGTTGAACATGACTTCCAAGCACCAGGAAAAGACTCTGTGACTGAAGCAAGGAGCAACCCCTACAAGTGCAAAGAATGCGGAAAACGCTTTAACAAGAATTGGGCCCTGCTTCGGCATCAACAGATTCATACTGGAGTGAAGCCCTATGAATGCAATGAGTGTGGGAAAGCCTGTCGCTATATGGCTGACTTCATTCGACATATGAGGTTTCATACTGGCGAAAAACCACACCGGTGCATTgagtgtgggaaggccttcaAGCGCAGGTCTCACCTCACAGAGCATCAGCGtgttcacactggagagaagccctatgagtGCAAAGACTGTGGTAAAGCTTTCAGCCACCGCTCTTCTTTTATCCAACATAATTTGACCCACAGTAGAGAAAAGCCCTTTTTGTGCAAAGAATGTGGGAAAGCTTTTTACTACAGTTCTTCATTAGCACAACATACAAAGATTCATACTGGAAAGAAGCTGTATGAGTGCAGTGAATGTGGAAGGGCCTTTACTCATTGCTCCACTTTGATCAGGCATGAGAGGACCCATACTGGGGAGAAGCCTTACGAGTGCAAAGAATGTAGTAAAGCCTTCACCCACCACTCTTCTTTTATCCAGCATCTTATGACCCACACAGGAGAAAAACCCTTTTTGTGCAAGGAATGTGGCAAGGCCTTTTGTGACAGCTCTTCCTTAGTTCAACACATGAGGATTCACACTGGTGAGAAGCCTTACGAGTGCAgtgagtgtgggaaagcctttactcAGTGTTCCACTTTTATCAGGCATAAGAGGAcacacactggggagaagccctttGACTGCAAGCAATGCGGAAAGGCCTTTTGTGTTAGCTCTTCATTAGTTCAACACATGAGAATTCACACAGGTGAGAAGCCTTACGAGTGCAGTGAATGTGGAAAGACTTTTACTCACCACTCTGTTTTTCTCCGACATAGTAGGACCCACAGTGGAGTGAAACCCTTGGAGTGTAAAGAATGTGCAAAAGCCTTTTACTACAGCTCTTCCTTCATTCGACACATGaggattcacactggagagaagccctatgttTGCAgagaatgtggaaaagccttcaccCAAACTGCAAATTTTGTCCGGCATACTAGgatccacactggagaaaaacccttTGAGTGCAAAGAATGTGAGAAGGCCTTTTGTAACAA from Castor canadensis chromosome 16, mCasCan1.hap1v2, whole genome shotgun sequence harbors:
- the Znf599 gene encoding zinc finger protein 599, with translation MAAPTLALVSFEDVAVTFTGEEWSHLDLAQRILYWEVMLETCGLLVSVGHPVPKPELMYLLNYEQGLWTGRRGLSQSTCAGKKAKPDTTEPTASHLAFSGEFPFQELLTRKSAKDSILRQTEDDERLPKMCDGNLRPGTELYQETCVGKLRHNHNDLEIDDGLKVCQEQVTPRDGGVEHDFQAPGKDSVTEARSNPYKCKECGKRFNKNWALLRHQQIHTGVKPYECNECGKACRYMADFIRHMRFHTGEKPHRCIECGKAFKRRSHLTEHQRVHTGEKPYECKDCGKAFSHRSSFIQHNLTHSREKPFLCKECGKAFYYSSSLAQHTKIHTGKKLYECSECGRAFTHCSTLIRHERTHTGEKPYECKECSKAFTHHSSFIQHLMTHTGEKPFLCKECGKAFCDSSSLVQHMRIHTGEKPYECSECGKAFTQCSTFIRHKRTHTGEKPFDCKQCGKAFCVSSSLVQHMRIHTGEKPYECSECGKTFTHHSVFLRHSRTHSGVKPLECKECAKAFYYSSSFIRHMRIHTGEKPYVCRECGKAFTQTANFVRHTRIHTGEKPFECKECEKAFCNNFALTRHMRTHTGEKPFECSECGKTFSHSTSFTHHQRIHTRV